The genomic interval TTTCCCTGTCGTGCAATCAATTCCTGGTGCGTTCCTTTTTCCACCAGTTCACCCTGGTGCAATACCACGATCTGATCCGCATTTTTTACCGTACTCAGCCGGTGTGCAACGATCAGCACTGTTTTCCCGGCAAAGAAATTATTCAGATTGTTGACGATTGACAATTCATTATGTGCATCCAGCGAGTTGGTTGCTTCATCCAGAAATATATAGGCCGGGTTTCTATAAATCAACCTGGCAATCAGCAGTCTTTGCTTTTGGCCTTCACTTAAGCCGTAACCATCTTTTCCAACTACAGTATCATAGCCAAATGGCATAGACATAAAAAAATCATGCATATTGGCGAGTTTGGACACTTCATAAAGGCGCGCTTTATCTTTGACTGCTGATCCGGCAAAAACATTATTTGCAATCGTGTCCATAAAAACATAGCCATCCTGCATCACCACCCCGCATGCTGCTCTCCATTGTTTGGCATGTACCTGGTCTACAGAACGGTTTCCGATGGTAATCGTCCCTTTGCTCACCTGGTAAAACTTTAGCAACAGTTTGATTAAAGTCGTTTTACCGCTTCCGCTCATCCCGACAATAGCTGTAACTTTACCAGCAGGGATCAGCAGATCCAGGTTTTTCAAGACGAATGGTGCCTGGTTATTTCCATAGTGAAAGCTCACTTGTTTCAGCTCGATAGCTTCGGGAGCATTATTCATCTCCTGATATTCAACTTCAAAATCTTCTGCTGCTTCCTGATGTACTTCTGCCATCCGCTGTAAACTGAACTTTGTATTCTGGGAAACCCGGGCAAATTCAACGAGTTGTGTAACCGGTGTATTGAGCTGACCGCAGATATAGGTAATGGCAAGCATCCCACCCAGGGTAACCTGATCATTGATCACCAGCATCGCAGCTGCATAGGTAATCAGCACATTCTTGACTTCATTAATAAAATAGCCAATCCCCTGCATCAGCTGATCTAACTGTAAAGCCTCCAGTTTAAGTCCATAAGACTGATCTTGCAGACGCTCCCATAACTCCTGCTTTTCATCAGCACTGCCTGTAAGTTTGATTTCCTGCATGGCATAAAAAATCTCCAGCAAAAGCTGTTGATTGGCAGAAAGCACTTTAAATTTCTTCTGGTCAATGACTTTCCTTTTTTGCTGGAAAGAATTAGACCAGACCACACTGATCACCGCACCAATCAGGAAGATTAAAAAGATCTGCCAGTTATAATAACACAATACCCCGCCCAGTACTAAAAGTGTAATTGCAGAAAGAATAAAGCTGATCAGTGAATTCGTCAGAAATTCTTCGACCCGCTGGTTATCATTGACCCGCTGCATATTATCACCGGCCTGGCGGTTATCAAAAAAAGAAAAAGGTAACTGCATGAGCTTGGCCAGGAACTCTTTCAATAAAACAATACTGGTTCTTGCACCTAACCTGAAAAGCAATCTTGCACGGAGAAAATCCATCAGCATCCTTCCGGAAAACAACATCAGTTGCCCGATACAGATCAGAAAAAGCAAGTTTGTATGCTTTCCCTGAATACCTTTATCTACAGTCAGCTGTGTTAAAAATGGGATAATCAGAGAAAAACCGCAGGCCAGTAAAAGGCTCAGACCAACAGGAAGCACGCTTTTACGGTGTAATTTTAGATAGGGTAATAAGGACCATAAAGAAGCAGAATGATCAGCGACACTTTGTTTT from Pedobacter sp. WC2423 carries:
- a CDS encoding peptidase domain-containing ABC transporter, translating into MFQHFSSDRKFPFYKQPDAMDCGPVCLKIVSAYYGKTFPVAYFRKLCSIGKQGTTMASMIEAANLLGFKTLAVELPYEQLLNKVGLPCILHWEKEHYVVLYRMTSHYAYLADPALSGKVKVRKEDFIRSWQIKEGSTIGRALLLETTPVFEEKQSVADHSASLWSLLPYLKLHRKSVLPVGLSLLLACGFSLIIPFLTQLTVDKGIQGKHTNLLFLICIGQLMLFSGRMLMDFLRARLLFRLGARTSIVLLKEFLAKLMQLPFSFFDNRQAGDNMQRVNDNQRVEEFLTNSLISFILSAITLLVLGGVLCYYNWQIFLIFLIGAVISVVWSNSFQQKRKVIDQKKFKVLSANQQLLLEIFYAMQEIKLTGSADEKQELWERLQDQSYGLKLEALQLDQLMQGIGYFINEVKNVLITYAAAMLVINDQVTLGGMLAITYICGQLNTPVTQLVEFARVSQNTKFSLQRMAEVHQEAAEDFEVEYQEMNNAPEAIELKQVSFHYGNNQAPFVLKNLDLLIPAGKVTAIVGMSGSGKTTLIKLLLKFYQVSKGTITIGNRSVDQVHAKQWRAACGVVMQDGYVFMDTIANNVFAGSAVKDKARLYEVSKLANMHDFFMSMPFGYDTVVGKDGYGLSEGQKQRLLIARLIYRNPAYIFLDEATNSLDAHNELSIVNNLNNFFAGKTVLIVAHRLSTVKNADQIVVLHQGELVEKGTHQELIARQGKYYQLIKNQLELSK